The DNA segment CAGCCTGCCGGACTGGAGATAGGAAACCAGTCTGCCGCTTTCGACCGTGAATTTACAAAACCGGTCGAGGCCGCCGTCGATGATCTGCTGATCCGTACGGGTAAAGGGATCGGCAAAAGTCCGATAGATGACCAAATTTAAAATGATCCGATAGAAATGGTCCAGGTACCAGCGCTCGGCCAGGAAATCCCGAAGCCTGGGAAGGCGTTCAGCCAGGCCCAACCGGGGGGACTCTTTGCGGCCGAATTCGATCCAGGCCAGGGCCACAGCCGAAAGGACCAGGGCCAGGGAGACATAGGTGATCCATCCCCGCTTTTCTCCGGCGGTTGGTTGATCCGACAGGAAATCCTTTAATAAGGGTTCAATAAATCCCGCCGTCAGTATAAAGGCTGCCAGGATGATGAGGGGAATGGTCATGGTCCAGTAGAGCCTGTTTCCCGGTCGTTTCTCGTAAAGGTCTTGCCGGTCTATTTTTTGAGGGAATAGGATAATAAAGATGGGCCGGAAGGTATAGTAAGGCGTCAGAAAGAGGCCCAGGAATCCGGCGATAAGCCAAAAGGGATTCTTCAAATCGGACAGAGTAGCCAGGATGGCCTCTTTACTGAAAAATCCGGCCAGGGGGGGGAGGCCGGAAAGGCTGGCCCCGGCCAGGACAAGACAGATCATGGGGATTTTCATTTCCCGTCCGGAACGTCGGCCGATTTCGAAGAGGTCATTGGTCTTATAATAGTGGACCCAGATGCCGGATCAGAGAAAGAGCAGGGCCTTAAAACCGGCATGAGTAGTCAGATGAAAGAGCCCTGAAAAATATCCCCCGGCACTGAGGGCCATAATCATCATTCCCAACTGACTGATGGTGGAATAGGCCCAGACCTTCTTGATATCCCGTTCCACAAGGGCCATGGAGGAAGCCATCAGCATGGTGAGGGTGCCGGTGGCCAGGAAGATGGACAGGGCCGTCTCGGAATGGCTCAGAAAAGGAAAAAGTCTGGCCAGAAGGTAGACCCCGGCAGCCACCATGGTGGCTGAATGGAGCAAGGCACTGACCGGTGTCGGCCCTTCCATGGCTTCCGGCAGCCAGGTCAGCAAGGGGAATTGGGCGCTCTTGCCCACGATTCCGCCGAAAATCAGAAGGGCCGCCAGGGTCAGAAGCCCCGGGGACATGGCGGGGATGGCCTCGGCCTTGTTCATTTCCAGGATATTTAAATTACCAAAGTTAATCAGAATCATCAGGAGGCCGAGAAAAAAGGCCGTGTCGCCGAGCCGGGTCATGACAAAGGCCTTTTTCCCGGCCTGGGTGGCGCTGAACTTCTCATACCAAAAACCGATTAACAGGTAGGAGCAAAGACCGACCAGCTCCCAAAAGACGTAGAGTTGAAGTAAGGAAGAGGAAAGAACCAGGGCCATCATGGCCCCGGCAAAAAGGGACTGGAAGGCATAATAGCGGGCGAATCCCGGATCTCCGGCCATGTAGCCCAGCGAATAGATCTGGACCAGGAAACTGATCGCGGCCACAACCAGGAGCATGAGCAGGCTGGTCGGATCCAATAAAAACCCAAAAGGGATGGAGATATCCCCGGTCACCAGCCACCTTCCGGCAAATTGGACGGGATGCTCCAGGGACCGGAGGCTGATGAGCAGAAAAAGGGCGTTTGTCAGGGAAAGGGATACGGCTCCGATGGATAGGGCCGCAGAAATCCTGGGACAGGAAGGGGTGAAGACCATGATCCAGGCAAAAGCCAGGAAAGGGATGATGACCGCCGTCCAGGCTGCCAGGAGATTCGGGTCTTGGAATAAAGTCGAGATCATTTTATCCTACCCATTTAAGA comes from the Deltaproteobacteria bacterium genome and includes:
- a CDS encoding NADH-quinone oxidoreductase subunit L; this translates as MKIPMICLVLAGASLSGLPPLAGFFSKEAILATLSDLKNPFWLIAGFLGLFLTPYYTFRPIFIILFPQKIDRQDLYEKRPGNRLYWTMTIPLIILAAFILTAGFIEPLLKDFLSDQPTAGEKRGWITYVSLALVLSAVALAWIEFGRKESPRLGLAERLPRLRDFLAERWYLDHFYRIILNLVIYRTFADPFTRTDQQIIDGGLDRFCKFTVESGRLVSYLQSGRL